One Pristiophorus japonicus isolate sPriJap1 chromosome X, sPriJap1.hap1, whole genome shotgun sequence genomic region harbors:
- the LOC139240873 gene encoding chymotrypsin-like elastase family member 1, whose amino-acid sequence MLRLVILASLALLGLCAVDERVIGGTEANRNAWPWQVSLQGYAHYWYHTCGGTLIRNRWVLTAAHCVDRSGTYRVVLGDHNIYETDGTEQYIFVQDIILHEGWNGDLSVGNDIAVLYLEKDAVLNQYVQLGTLAEAGATLPNNFVCYVTGWGYTRNGGTVNPTLQQAPIKVVAYNVCSQPEWWGYYVTSNMVCAGGDGIIAGCQGDSGGPLNCQHNGIFYVHGATSFVAAAGCDTYMKPTVWTRVSSYINWINDKIAFH is encoded by the exons ATGTTGCGACTGGTGATTTTAGCAAGCCTTGCCCTGCTCG GGCTATGTGCTGTAGACGAACGTGTCATTGGAGGGACCGAGGCAAATCGCAATGCGTGGCCATGGCAG GTTTCTCTTCAAGGTTATGCTCATTACTGGTACCACACCTGTGGTGGCACTCTGATTCGCAATCGATGGGTGCTTACAGCCGCACACTGTGTTGACAG ATCGGGTACATACCGTGTAGTCTTGGGTGATCACAACATTTATGAGACTGATGGAACCGAACAGTACATTTTTGTTCAAGATATCATTCTCCATGAAGGCTGGAATGGCGACCTTTCAGTTGG GAATGACATTGCTGTGCTTTACCTGGAAAAAGATGCTGTTCTGAACCAATATGTTCAACTTGGAACATTGGCCGAGGCAGGTGCCACCTTACCAAACAACTTTGTGTGTTACGTCACCGGCTGGGGCTACACTCGAA ATGGTGGGACAGTTAATCCTACTCTTCAACAAGCTCCCATCAAGGTTGTTGCCTATAACGTCTGCTCCCAGCCCGAATGGTGGGGTTATTATGTCACATCAAACATGGTGTGTGCTGGAGGTGATGGTATCATTGCTGGTTGTCAG GGAGATTCTGGTGGGCCTCTAAATTGTCAGCATAATGGGATATTCTACGTCCACGGAGCCACCAGCTTTGTCGCTGCAGCAGGATGTGACACCTACATGAAGCCAACGGTCTGGACCCGTGTCTCATCTTACATCAACTGGATCAATGAT